The Spartobacteria bacterium genome includes a window with the following:
- a CDS encoding glycosyltransferase family 1 protein — protein MIHRIDVIDGISQYDVFHHWSALLVQAIQKQGMESRLVQVDQPTKQQSGRATVGFNLIRTWGPSTASTKHICWIVDPPSYHAQLFASSGVAPPIDQTNVMIGLTDLHWIQTAREVYRRVNTLFLPHATSVPIPTNQNTQRDLDVVFLGSLRSPDALRQQLFNQSGSFSPYIKELLDYYRYPAPQPLADVLIRLCDMLDLPPAKREILFSTLYRPLDQLLRNEHRIRFLTQCHHPIHIFGQGDWHHVALPEGSIIHPPVSFCASLNLLKRTKLLINHAPSHRCGSHERIFDAIQSGCAVLSTPSDYLQTILPPAPTLVFTDAPTSEQILQLLDAPRTNASQRLNNNIAQNHSMSARATTLIDTLRTM, from the coding sequence GTGATTCACCGTATCGATGTTATTGATGGTATCAGCCAGTACGATGTGTTCCACCACTGGAGCGCACTCCTCGTGCAGGCAATACAAAAACAGGGAATGGAAAGTCGGCTTGTCCAGGTCGACCAACCGACTAAACAGCAATCTGGACGGGCAACCGTAGGATTCAACCTCATTCGTACCTGGGGACCGTCCACTGCATCAACCAAACACATCTGCTGGATCGTTGACCCCCCCAGCTATCATGCACAGCTATTCGCATCCTCCGGGGTCGCGCCACCAATCGATCAAACGAATGTCATGATCGGGCTCACTGATCTGCACTGGATTCAGACCGCCCGCGAAGTATACCGGCGTGTCAACACCCTGTTTCTTCCCCACGCCACATCAGTTCCGATCCCCACGAACCAGAACACGCAGCGAGATCTGGATGTTGTATTTTTAGGATCACTGCGCTCACCCGACGCACTGCGTCAACAATTATTCAACCAATCGGGTTCCTTCTCACCCTATATAAAAGAATTACTGGATTACTACAGATATCCTGCACCACAACCTCTTGCCGATGTACTGATCCGACTCTGCGACATGCTGGATCTCCCCCCGGCAAAGCGTGAAATCCTTTTCAGCACGCTCTACCGACCGCTTGACCAACTTCTTCGTAACGAACATCGCATACGCTTTCTCACCCAGTGCCATCACCCGATCCACATTTTCGGACAAGGCGACTGGCATCACGTCGCATTACCCGAAGGAAGCATCATTCATCCACCCGTTTCCTTTTGTGCATCGCTCAATCTGCTCAAACGCACAAAACTTCTCATCAACCATGCCCCCAGCCACCGCTGCGGCTCCCACGAAAGAATATTCGATGCCATTCAAAGCGGCTGCGCCGTGCTCTCCACCCCGTCCGATTACCTGCAAACAATCCTCCCCCCGGCACCAACCCTTGTATTCACTGATGCCCCCACATCCGAGCAAATTCTCCAGCTACTGGATGCACCCCGCACCAACGCCTCCCAGCGTCTCAACAATAACATAGCACAAAACCACAGCATGTCCGCCCGAGCCACCACCCTCATCGACACCCTTCGCACCATGTAG
- a CDS encoding response regulator — translation MMVNGLDVEKRSTEITAFSELDARIKVATIWVIDDDAMFCEMCSFVLGEEGQIVVKFGSSEAFMSAWIEVAKKPDLLVLDYALDDYNGLDIKQWLDEQEVEIPIIFVSGLSAHAMNLDELLASGKVYYLQKPFSASELTDMVYVVLAENLFG, via the coding sequence ATGATGGTTAACGGGTTGGATGTCGAAAAGCGATCAACAGAAATAACTGCATTTTCTGAACTGGATGCGAGAATAAAAGTCGCTACGATCTGGGTCATTGACGATGATGCGATGTTTTGTGAGATGTGCTCGTTTGTGCTGGGTGAAGAGGGGCAGATCGTGGTTAAATTTGGCAGCAGTGAAGCATTCATGAGCGCATGGATCGAGGTCGCTAAAAAGCCGGATCTTCTTGTGCTTGATTATGCATTGGATGATTACAATGGATTAGACATCAAGCAGTGGCTGGACGAACAAGAAGTAGAAATACCGATTATTTTTGTCAGTGGACTGAGTGCGCACGCAATGAATTTGGATGAATTATTAGCGAGCGGAAAGGTTTATTATTTGCAGAAACCTTTTTCTGCGTCGGAATTGACGGATATGGTGTATGTGGTGTTGGCCGAAAATCTGTTTGGATAA